The DNA segment aaaaatagaattttaacatattaaaatttaattttaaaattaaaaaattaattttttccgcgggccgcccgggacactcccgggctgcccacgccccaaagggctcgggccgggcagcccggctgcccctagggcagcgatcacatcgctgcccccctgggcagcgatccaatctctgcccgggttttgcccggaaaaaaaaattttatttttaaaatatttattttgtttcaaaaaccgaggcttaaaaatttttgtacaatcgattaatttaatcgcttgatctgagcaacctggctctgataccactgttggagaacgcggcgatcagatcaatcagaattgatacccggtgcagcggaagtttaaaatttttatatggaacgattccataatgggtatcaaaacttaacgattaaattgtgtgtgtaaaaattaaataacaattataaatttttacctcaaatctcgaatcgagattatggacaccaacagattgctctgctcttgttgtatatccctggaactgatggacgaactgttcttcaatcaggtccacgaacggataattaatccctctgatagattgcactagaaaatctatcagaagtttctacgaagataattaacgaatttgatccgttaaaccatactgtaattcaaaattcacaggctggatcttcccgagcagaggggaggggggcggcggccacacttaataaaattagggtttttcgaaaattattttgtgacctgttattcgtaatttttgtactgcaataacttatttataatgtaggccgctaacatcttagggcccattagtcataagtttaagcccgacaagcaaagcccgcatgttcagaaattaatataaaattcatcgtgactccgattgataaaccgatttcaccaatgtgcacagaaaccatttccgcaccttttaaagtcaagataaatttttctgaatccgaattcagtgatttccaaaaattcccatccctatgtcattttaggaaatcttactcctctactcttaaataagaagtccaacttctttgttcattaaatttaactctttaaatttaactatctcaacggggattaaaaatccattactctgtgtgaccctcaatggttcagggatacagctagccgtgggctcacaactccttgtgactcggaaaaacaatttccgacttgcccatcgaatcatggtaagagcgcctagcaacatcgccccatgatttcctaggtatcactgatagtgcctgcaagaaccaatagattttggttagcgtacagtacggtcccttcatccatatatcccgatcgaatcaacaaccattggtatatcgagagtcgttcgagattcgataactatgcaatacatcttgaagatcaaatagtgacatcgcatgtgctactaagaaaccatttcttaaatcacatcatgtactctggccagagattcgtcacactaatatctcctcagatcgcataggatatccacactcgcaagtatgtggtgaatccttgacaacaaagcatcgactcctatatgtgttgtaactgtacccaatcccgatacctgatgaccccaatagagtcggtaaacgagtcaaagcacagtactagcatatagagtctcaatgatatttcaagtagtaaggactaatggtgtacaaccaaaaccgcggactttatccactcgataagtgataatcacttggaaattccggatagggtagttcgatcattcatcgtatgaatatccatttgcatgcttcgaacatctctatgttccttaccaatgaaacgtggtactctgcatcgcaaatgctagtctcaaactcgagcgatccttatccttattatcggacggctcaatcgactaggaacagtttagaatacacagtgactataagatgtgtttcatgatagacatctccatgttctatcacatcttacatacactatagtatattcaagatctttatcaaaacaacaatagtatatcacaatataacaatatgaagaaagataaagtcattgccattaataaaagtgtaaattatattaaacaaaagaatgtttatacaaagagtcatcaaagcccttagccacaagttggctcaccgggcacccactctttcaacaacTTCCATTGAAATTTTCATTTCTAAAATGATATCTGAAATTATTGGTTTGCatgcaaaaatatttttgaggcaTGCGCTGACTTGtgagaaaaattttaagaaaatgtttTAGCAacgaaaatataaattttcgAAAGCTTGTATTTTTATAGCTTTTGTGCATACagtatttatttaaaacttttaagcaTATCTTTCAATGATTCTTGGCGAAGATTTGACTATGACTAATGATGTAGAAAATTTTTGAACTGCACTTCATGAAAATTTTTGAGAAACCCCTTTTATTGAAGCTATCGTGTTTAGGAAAGTGAGTGTTTGGTTGTTAAGTATTTTGGGAATTTCTTAGGAGCTCGAGTCctatattatatgagttaagcTTAATCGGTAAGTAGATATTAAGCACATCTCTTGTGAGAAAGCCTTTAATTTATGGTTGAaatcgacataaattatttattggttctACGATATTTTATTGCTTGAAATTGTGATTAGGGATTTAAAAGTTTAAGTTGAAGTTTGAGTAAAGTTAAAAGTTTGAATTCAATGAAAGTAAAAGcttttgaatgaagtgagttgattgtgacgaGACGATCAATGTCggtcgggggatgcctcggctCACTTGTCGAATTAGATGGGTAGTGTGCGACCGGGAGACATATCGGAATCCCTACCAAATAGACGGGTAGTGTCATTTCTTCCTTGCTCATTTCCAGATTTCCCCTCTTAATTCTAGCTAGCTTTTAGTAGGCTTTTAGAGTTATTTCGGAGGCCAATCGATAGCGAGGCGCTATCAagatcgtagcggagttgtaccTATGTTTTGGGTCATCGTCATCAAAGGTCTGACTACGGACGCAGGTATGTCACTAGACTCTGATTAGTTTCTGTGACTAGTTAATATTCTAGTTAGGGTTTTTGTAGACGATCAAAGATACGATGATTATCtgtttataggcttggactagagagcCAATATCACTAAGTTATTTATTCTGAGGTACGGAtgtactattcgagatacccTAATTGAGTATGCATATtctatgtatgcatgttttatgtggcattattgatatgtgcattgattatgtcatgtatattatgttgcatgcattatcatgttgagcctTTCACCATTGTTATAACCTgtagaggggtcgctcagccccattATATTTATGGACGGATGTCATGGTTTTGGATCCGGTTATTTTCACGGTTTATAGTATGGGAGtgcctcctgatgcgacggtccGACGTACTACATACCATGGCTCCTTTGACTGAGCAGTATTATTTATGGATAGGTTTTCGGTACCCTTCACTTGCATTTAGAATTCATAGaatttgtatactcatatatTGTACTGAGCGTTGTTAGCTCACGTCCTCGGTTTTTGTTCTGGACATCCCATTTCACGGGACAGGACTTAGGTTGGATGGACCAGGTGGTAGCGGTCGTTGAGCAGCGGGGTGGATTGTATTGTATCAGGTAttatttgttgttggattttattatgtttttcgAGGGGTTATACCATTggtatttttagtatttgatttggaccggttgtattctgccggtaggTTCTAGTTTGAAATATTTAAGTTTTCGCTGGATTTATCTGATTATCGCGtttaagttatttttcatgcttaagattttattaattaGTGATTTCAGGACGGATCACTACACTTTAATTGGCTCTGGTGTGCACGttcttctgaaattttttatttttggggtTCGTCCCATACTTTGAGATGAGTTTGATGCTTGGAGCGACACCCTACTTCTTGATGGTCCACTTATTTGTCCAGATTTTTAAGATCTGACTTTCTGTCCAGACCATATTATTTTTGTCTTCCAAGAACTACTTCCACCATTTCCTCTTCCGGCATATGGATGAGATCTATAGCTCTTCCTTTTCCGCCTCTCTGGGTTACTTCCAATAATTGTtgaaagatcattttctctacaacataaataatgtGTCTGTTAATACCCCTTAGCCTTTTGTAGTTCTTTTATAAGGATGCCAAATGGCAATATTCTGCTAAATTTCCTTAAATAAAAGAGGCTCTTCGAGCCAAACTATCTGGATTGCCTGGGATTTACTCTGTCATTAGCATTTTTCTCCACATAAGAGAATTTGGTTTCTTCTTGACTTTGTTTGTGCTAAGTGTAATTCTCCTCGTGTACGGAAGTCCGTATGATATTCTCCTGTATTTGTGTGATGGGATCCCACACTTTCTTCTCTTTGTCCAATTTGTCTTACTAGGGATTGATCACCTCTAGTTGTGCACATTTTTAAATCGACGACCTTGATATTTGCAAATGATTCTATCAGGTCATGTAGATCCTCAagaccaattttttttatagttgcCATTGGTTTTTCTTTTCTGAGACTGTTTTGATAAGATtgatctttttttctttttgcgTCGCTTAGAGGTTTCTGTACAACATTGGCTTTTTTCCTCTAATTTAATAGAGGTTCTGTACCAAATGATTGTGGTAACCTTCTTCCCGTGACTTTTGACTAGAACTAGGTGGTTGTTCTAGGTTTTGGATCCTTGTTTGAATATTCTGTAAAGTTTTTAGAATTTCTTCTTGGTTTTCAAGGATATCTTCAATTTGTTGAGGTACATAATATAGATGGTGCCATAATTTTGTATTGTCCTTTGCATTTCTCTAATATCTCCTGAGATTTTAGATGAATCCAGAACAATGTCTAAGAATTTATGACTCTGAATCATAATTTaccttaatattcttaaatttccTTGTttaaaatatccaaaaatattGGAATAAatcctgaaaataaaaataaaaaatctcgaACATATATTCGGATCCATGATTTGAGAAGAAATCTCATCGTCTGCTAAGTAAGTTACAgagtaataataattttatacgTCTAAAAGAAAATACCTAGTTTTTGATACCATTTTCAGGCAAGTGTTCTTAATAtatgtaaaattttaaagaaaatgCTAGATGTACATCTTGTAATGTACACTTTGGCTTACAccaatttataattcccctcattaaatataaaattacctatgaaaagaaataaatatctcGTTGGTCAATAAAAGTTttgtaattaataaaaaaaatatgtaaacCAAGGTGTACATCTAACATTACACAATTTTAAATATCAAGAATATAtagagaatttttttaaaaaaattggctTGAAAGTTTGAATTGGTCAATATCTTGAAACATTTAGAATTAAATTGAGAACGTTAGAACATTTGAGACTGAACAggaaaatattcaaatatttggGACTGAATCGAGTTTTTTCCAAATTACGCGAATCATCTTCTCGTTTTATAATAATTCGtgtgaatttaaaaaaaaaaaaatcaaaagtaaCAGATATTTACCTTTGAAGAAATaggggctaattgcattcacatCCCCTATGAAAAGTCTAAAAAGCATAAAAcaccctgtgtaaaattaatagcatgttagaccctatgttttaaaaaaattagcataaaaattcctatgagagggtataaatgtgcctgagtttgtataacataggggtgaaatgtgctacattttaaaaaactgagggatgcattagcctattaatattttttagggggttttatgtcttttacACTTTTCACATGGGATGTGTATACAATTAGCCGGAAGAAATAGTAATGATTATTTATGAGTCGTGCTAGGGCAGAAAATTTTTTGTGACAATCGTTTCCTTGCATTTTGTTAGTAGGAATAATTACGGTAtttacaattttttattttaaattaatgattttattttattttttaattaagagtgatgtttaaaaatttaataatgtagatagataaatataataaatatttttatagataTAAAAGATTCTTGAATGTTAATAAGTCATATGTTCAATTTCGATAAGTTACAAATATAATAGAATAgattttatgatatattaatttaaataataaataatactaatttaatatttttgtaatattaGTTCGTTATTTAAAAATGTTACACcaataacacaaaaaaaaacGATTAATCTAAGACACCAATGCTTTATAAACGAATAATAATAATGTAGTATAGAtatagagaaaaaataataataataatactatttatttatgattttttagcaagactatttatttatgatttgggTTTTGGGAGATGGGATTGATTCAGGGAAAGAACAATCATAAggcaaccaaaaaaaaaagacacGAACATATAAATCGTCAAAGCCCTGAAAATGATTTCGGTACAGATTAAATTCCATTAGGAAATGGTCTTTAAACCAAGTAGTCAACATAAAATCAAGCAAAAAAAATGTGTCGAAAACGCTACATCATGCTTTGGGAAATCCTTCCTAGTCTCTCTCACAGGTCTTGCACAGCCAAACCTGAAAAAGAAATGAAACACGCATTAGTTACCAGAGTTCTCCGACATTCCAcgcaaaatgaaagaaaatataatTCGAGCAGTCTTGGATCAAAAAACCAAGGTTTAAAAGAAAACATTATTGATCCCAAccttttttaagtgctttttaacaagttaattaatttaatgttCAGATACGAAAGAGGAAGAAGTGATTTTAAGCAAAGTCTTTTAGGGGGTTTCTCTGAAACCCATGGAACAAGTGGTTTTTCGAACATAATTGTAAGACATCACCTCCATCCGATTGACATTTCTTTAGAAATGTGCTTTAAGCAAAGACAGTTACAACAAGATGGCTTCTCTATCCAAACACACTCTTAATGTTTCCAAACCTTTTTAACACTTCAAGACACTCTCAGAAGTCAGAATATTAGTCAATTTGAAGTCCTCCAATActctaaattttgaaatttttgaatacATAAATTCCAATCCATTCCTCGGACCAAAGGATCcttgaataaaaaataatacaatgATTCCAAACTAATTTTGGAGCAAGACATGATCCGGAAAACATGCTAACCAAGTAAAACAGGGGTGATGAAATTAACAAACCTGGTGGAAGAGACTGCTTCAATTTGTCCGCCTTCTCGAGATCAAAGACACAGAGTGTGTACAGGTACTTTGAGCACCTAACTTTGAACTTCACCACATCTTTGCTCTTCTTAATTTTGACCGATCGCGCATCTTTCCTTCTAGCTGTCAGAAGGAAGTCTTTGATCTCATGAATCTGCTTCGGCTGTAGATGATATCAAAAAACCAAAACAAGGCGTTTAAACAAAATTCTGTCATACAAAGTGAGATAGATAGCATGCACTGCAGCAGAGGTTTCAGAAAAAGGGAAGATATTATCAATAAGAATGAGCATCCCGCTCATTTAAAACAGAACAAAAATTAGATAGGCACAATTTCACTGTCTAACAGATAATAAAAAACTTTGGCAGACACAATTAAGCTGACATAACTCTGGCTATTATTACTTCAGGAATAGGATGAAGTCCAAGTCCTGACAAATATTAAAGGATTTTTTTCTTGCAACTATATGCATTGTTTATAGATACTATTTAAGTAACAAAGAAAGGTAAACAAATAAATGCTCCAACAATGATCCAGTAATTTCACTGGCATCGctataatgatttaattatcagataTATGGGATGGTAAATATCAGTTTCGAAATGGGGTACAAACAAATGGCCACTGTCCATAAACCAACGACAAAACTTCCAGAAGACACAGAAAAACTAAAACAATTCAACACATAACATGAAAATCTCCATCAAACCATGCAATCTTGGTGGGACAAATATAAAGTTATAGCATTTAATACATAATTCATATTTCTCCTGAAAAATCAATTCAATGAAACCTCGGGAACATTAAGAAACAAAACACACAAACATGCTTCTTCTATTAGCCTAAAATTCCATCAAATGCATTGTATCATACTTACATTATCAAAATACCATAACTCGAACCTAGAAACCAAGTAACGAGAAGCCAATTGAATCCAAGTCATAGAAAAAAATTGCCCCACCAATAAAAGGCCTTACATGTGACAAGCTATTCTTGTGCCAATTAGGCTTCAAATacagaaaacagacatatacaGAAAGAGGGACGCTGGATTATCGCTACACTAAAGACATTCCAAAAGCTTCACCGTAAGAAAACCCATAAACAATACCATTTCTCGGATTAAAAGAGATAATCAAAGCAACAAATCAAAGTTCCATGTCCGTTTTCTTCAAGGAAACATAAGCGAAGGCCAACAATCGAAAGCTAAGCTCGAAAACATGCGAAACCACCGGAGACATGAGAAATTGGAATCTAGAAATCACGCAAACACCAAACAAAGTATATCCTGGATTCAGAGAGAAGTAGAAAGTACCATTTTCGCGGCTGTGTGGAGAGGCAGATGCTGATACAGAAACCCTAAATTTCAAGTAGATTTATAGCCAGAAGAACTGGACCCTCATTGGGCTTTATctataagtatatatatatgtatcttatcaaatattaatccaTCCTAAATTGGGCTTCCATTATATATACCAGCCATTCGGATGTTGTAAcccaatattaatatattattttctttaaatatattttataaaaaagggtagcaaataaaaaaaaaagttaaaaaaatgtGAAAGATAACGACAGCCGGCCACaaaaaatgacaaatcaaaAGAATCcctaaatcaaaattttcattcTTCTTTCTCAGAATGTTAAAGAGTGTCGATTCAACACAGCTTTTAATTTTTCGGTTCTTCCATCTTCTTTCAATCTGAGttagttttcatatttttatcctTGTACttcgaaaaaaaataaaaaattgacctATGACATTGATCACTAACATTATGACATCGATCACTAAATTGTAAAATGTGTAGAATCTTTTTGGTTTATAATGTACTCTTTTAACATAAATAATGCTAGTAATCATGAGACAAACATTGCGTGTCtacaaaatacaaaaataaattcaattgaattttttaaaactacAAAACACTAAAATTGATTGTGATTATTGGTAGAATTTTTTtgtgtaaggtccaaaaattcacaaaacttacggaattttttatttatatatagcaagaaaaattatatgtttaattttctagaatatgatattttaatatttttcatgttagATTGAATGTTATTTGGTATGGATTAATTCAGGAGACCACATAGTCGAGATTAGCCCACGAATAGAGAGTAAGCAAATTTTAGTTAAATGTGCTAGTTGTGCAGaattttcattcaaaatttgTATGTAGCTCTTATTTCAAAAGTTGGAGTAAAGAAACATTTAAAGaatatattatttagttatCGGGCCAACTTTCGGCCCATCAGTCACACCCAAAAACGTTACGTCAAAAATCTTTTTCTCCACTTCCCCTTCCCTTCATGCCACCTACCCCTCTCCTACTCTATTCAAAAATCTGCACACACCTCTAACAAGAAAGTCTCGTTCGTAGGGTTAAATCGCACTTAAGGTTGAGGATTTCTCATACCGGCAATCAAAGACAACTTTTTAACGTTTTGAAACCACCGTTCAAAAATATAGGTATTTTGATATGAACCCTATATGCATATATGTTGTTTGATGCATGATTTACGAATTTTTCATGAGTATGATGTAGAATCGTGAAGCGTGATGCGTTCCTGGTGTATTTGGTTAAAGTTTATTGAGATTTATGGATTTAGAcgtataaaaatcaaaatttttggtGTGAGTGTGATGTATGtggatttttaaatcaaatgGTTGATGTTGGTCGTTTTTGGGTAAACCCTTTTCGATTTTTGAGGTTTTTGTATGTCCAAGATTATTAATTTTCAATGGTTAAATGTTTTTGTATGAAAGGGAGTCGAAAAAGACCAAAAAAGGCAGCGGAAGGCGCGAGGAGCGCCTGCACATCACTGCCTGGATTCCCAGGTAGCGGGCCGCACGCTCGAGCGGCCACTTTTGGGAGCTCGAGCGTGGGTGCGCGCTAAGGCGCGCGCAAATACTTCTGCCCATTTTTTTCGCAATTGTAGTCCAAAATTCAagtttatgatcttttaagctattttaaatgtttttaagaTATTCTATTTGAAGAAGTTTCAAATTCGAATCCGGGACGGACGgaacgactcacgtggatcggtTAAGTTATGTAATGCATCTATAGGTGATATTTCTTCATGAAAGCTATCTTACCATGAAAGTCATGAAAATATTATGAAGTATTAGGCTGCGTTTGGTTCAACTGATATGATTATTGAATGATTAATAGATGATTGATAAAATGAAAGATAAATAAGGATTGATAATTTGTGTTGAAAATAGTATTGTGtttagtttgatttttagaAATAAGATTAAGTAAtggtttaaaattattttaccaaaaataccctttgataattaattaaattattaaatcgaTATCTAATTTTTCACCTCTCCCAACACGCTTCCTCCGCATACTCTCACAAAGATGAAAAACCTAGCCGACATTACTCTGCATCGATCTATAATTTTGGGTCGAATCTTCAATATTACGGGTCAATCCTATCTCCAAAtgagtaaattttgattgtgCGGGTTCATCTTCATTCGAACATGGTTAGACACTCGCTCTCTCTGCCCTCATCAGAGACACTCCCTGCTGGTtgcaaatttttgtttttttgtttttgtttttgtttttgttctaAATGCAGTAAACAACATATTGGTGTTGCTGTTGGATTTATAGGCGAAAATTTAGTGAAAATCATGATGCACTGTATTGATTGTTCGTGTGTCTAACACACTTGAAACATCGTTTCTAGATCTGGCGGTATGATTCCAAGCTTTAGCTTGGGCTTGGGCTTGGGCTTGGGAAAGGGTATTCTAGGAATTAACATGCAGGATAAAAATAAGGATGTGTAATACTAGGGGAGAAAAGGGTTTATTTAACCTACTTTAATATACCTTAGTCCTTTTTAGGATAGATTAGGCTGGTTTAATAAAAAAGCTACCAAACAAGTGATAAAACGGAAATTTACCCACTATCCTGCTTAATATTAGGTACCAAACGCAGCCTTATATGCATCATTGAGTTTATATCAGTTTTAGCATGCATGACGTTTATCGTGAAAAGCTTCTAAGACATGAAATGTTTATGGAAGTGCAATAAAAAGTTCAAGAATGATGATGATGTTGTTTATAAATAAAGAGGTTATGTTTGCAtacaaatattttgatgtcttgtgTATACTTGTGGTGGAAAATACGGGATTGGTGCCCCAAGATGAGCTTCGGGGAGGGCCTTTCCAAAAGAATGATAGTTTAAGCGGCACTGATACGATACACATATTGGCACAAGGCTGGTATGGGATGTATCATTATATGCTTGTTGTAAAACGACCGTGATCACGTGATCCTAAGGCTCTAATGGTTGCCACATTTACACATTTTACATCACCCCAAAAATGAAGCAGTTGAATTTAGTTTCTTATGCATGATTGTCCAAgcattttttaagaattttatatTGTACACTTTAATTTTCAATCCATACTTAttgagtctttcgactcactatacttggaTGACGCAGGTGAGAAAAATGCAACTAATGAGTTTGAGGTGGGACAAGACATGGAGTGACCGAGGAAGCGAAGGATCGCATGAAAAGACCGTGGAGAATCGTGTCCTTATGATTTTATGTTTTAAGAGTAGTGTTTTCAGTACTTGGTTTTGAAACAAGTTATTACACAGTACAAGTTTTAATTTAGTTAGCAAGTGTATGGTTTGAACGCATAATTTTATTGCATGATTTCTTCtaagtttatttataaaatttattttcc comes from the Henckelia pumila isolate YLH828 chromosome 1, ASM3356847v2, whole genome shotgun sequence genome and includes:
- the LOC140875375 gene encoding large ribosomal subunit protein eL38z/eL38y; translated protein: MPKQIHEIKDFLLTARRKDARSVKIKKSKDVVKFKVRCSKYLYTLCVFDLEKADKLKQSLPPGLAVQDL